From a region of the Paenibacillus segetis genome:
- a CDS encoding DUF427 domain-containing protein has product MSNKKYLKADLNPRRVRVKFGGETIADSTNVITLHERGHLPVYYFPESDVRKDLFVEADHFTECPLKGTASYWSIKVGERFSENAVWSYQNPIPESEAIKGYYSFYWDQVDAWFEEDEEIFVHARDPYKRVDALRSSRHIQVVIDGVTVAESHRPVIVFETGVPVRYYLPKEDVKQDLLNSSTLQTSCPYKGTASYWSATINDKVHDNIVWSYLNPIPEIPNIKEYLSFYNERVETYIDGEREGEIFWYRSALDFFNANEIKTVTV; this is encoded by the coding sequence ATGTCTAACAAGAAGTATCTCAAAGCGGATCTAAATCCAAGAAGAGTACGTGTGAAATTCGGTGGGGAAACCATTGCCGATAGCACAAATGTCATTACACTCCATGAGAGAGGCCATCTTCCGGTGTACTATTTTCCTGAATCGGATGTACGCAAAGATCTATTCGTGGAAGCAGATCACTTTACGGAATGCCCGCTGAAAGGAACTGCATCGTACTGGAGCATCAAGGTTGGAGAGCGATTTTCTGAGAATGCAGTCTGGAGTTATCAGAATCCTATTCCCGAGAGCGAGGCTATCAAAGGGTATTATTCGTTCTATTGGGATCAGGTTGATGCTTGGTTTGAAGAGGATGAAGAGATTTTCGTTCACGCTCGTGATCCGTACAAACGTGTAGATGCGCTTCGGAGTTCACGTCATATTCAAGTTGTTATTGATGGTGTAACCGTCGCTGAGAGCCATCGTCCAGTAATTGTATTCGAAACAGGTGTGCCTGTACGGTATTATTTGCCGAAGGAAGACGTGAAGCAAGATCTTCTAAATTCGTCTACACTACAAACAAGTTGCCCGTATAAAGGAACGGCTTCTTATTGGTCGGCTACGATAAATGATAAAGTGCACGACAATATCGTATGGAGTTATTTAAATCCAATTCCTGAGATTCCAAATATTAAGGAATATTTGTCCTTTTATAATGAACGGGTTGAAACCTATATCGATGGAGAACGAGAAGGGGAGATTTTCTGGTACCGTTCAGCCTTGGACTTTTTTAATGCCAATGAGATTAAGACTGTTACGGTATAA